In bacterium 336/3, the following proteins share a genomic window:
- a CDS encoding tRNA (guanine-N7)-methyltransferase: MGRKKLDRFAQNEQSYNVVEDGKPFYENCKGKWQEEHFKNTNPLVLELACGRGEYSVGLAEQYPEKNFVGVDIKGARIWKGSTIAIEKGLENVAFLRTYIQNLEQFFDNKEVFEIWIIHPDPRPKEADARRRLTHPRFLEMYKNLLQKDGWLHFKTDNTGLFDYTLEILQEQKIKNFSYTYDLHNSEFAKDHFGIKTKYEIAFEEKGEKIKYLKFQFEE, from the coding sequence ATGGGAAGAAAAAAATTAGACAGATTTGCTCAAAACGAACAGAGTTACAATGTTGTAGAAGATGGAAAGCCATTTTATGAAAACTGCAAAGGCAAATGGCAAGAAGAACATTTCAAAAATACAAATCCATTAGTATTGGAATTGGCTTGTGGACGTGGAGAGTACTCTGTGGGGCTTGCTGAACAATATCCTGAGAAAAACTTTGTAGGCGTGGATATCAAAGGGGCGAGAATTTGGAAAGGCAGCACCATTGCTATTGAAAAAGGGCTTGAAAATGTAGCTTTTTTGAGAACATATATTCAAAATTTAGAGCAATTTTTTGATAATAAAGAAGTTTTTGAAATTTGGATTATCCACCCAGACCCTCGCCCCAAAGAAGCAGACGCTCGCCGAAGATTGACTCACCCTCGTTTTTTGGAAATGTATAAAAATTTGCTTCAAAAAGATGGCTGGTTGCATTTCAAAACAGATAACACAGGGCTTTTTGATTATACTTTGGAAATTCTACAAGAACAAAAAATTAAAAATTTCTCTTACACCTACGACCTCCACAATTCTGAGTTTGCCAAAGACCATTTTGGTATCAAAACCAAATACGAAATAGCTTTTGAGGAAAAAGGTGAAAAAATTAAATATCTGAAATTTCAGTTTGAGGAATAG
- a CDS encoding RNA methyltransferase translates to MQKKTIVESKSKDFIFGIRAIIEAIKAEKQIDKLLVSVDVGKSELMGELLSLAKENKIFLQRVPDYKLNKITPKNHQGAIAYLSVVSYASFEDILQGVFEKGETPLFLLLDGVTDVRNLGAIARTAECAGVHAIIVPEKNSAQISSDAIKTSAGALHYLPVSRVKSLSQTVKYLQQAGVQIVACTEKTDNFLYDIDMTAPMAIVMGAEDVGVSNDIIKQADHLAKIPMFGQISSLNVSVSAGVVLYEAVRQRK, encoded by the coding sequence TTGCAAAAAAAAACGATAGTGGAAAGTAAATCAAAAGACTTCATTTTTGGCATTAGAGCCATCATAGAGGCTATCAAAGCAGAAAAGCAGATAGATAAACTCTTGGTATCGGTAGATGTAGGAAAATCGGAATTGATGGGAGAACTTTTAAGTTTAGCGAAAGAGAATAAGATTTTTTTACAAAGAGTACCAGATTACAAACTCAATAAAATTACTCCTAAAAATCATCAGGGAGCAATTGCATACCTTTCAGTAGTCAGTTATGCTTCATTTGAAGACATATTGCAAGGTGTTTTTGAAAAAGGAGAAACCCCTTTGTTTCTACTTTTAGATGGTGTTACAGATGTACGCAATTTAGGAGCAATAGCTCGTACAGCCGAATGTGCAGGTGTACATGCTATCATTGTTCCTGAAAAAAATTCGGCTCAAATCAGCAGTGATGCCATTAAGACATCAGCAGGGGCATTACATTATCTACCTGTATCTCGTGTGAAAAGTCTTTCGCAAACAGTTAAATATTTACAACAGGCAGGTGTTCAGATAGTTGCATGTACTGAAAAAACAGACAATTTTTTATATGATATAGATATGACAGCACCTATGGCTATTGTAATGGGAGCTGAAGATGTAGGTGTTTCCAACGATATTATCAAACAAGCTGACCATTTGGCTAAAATACCTATGTTTGGACAAATATCTTCGCTTAACGTTTCAGTTTCGGCAGGAGTTGTTTTGTATGAAGCTGTAAGACAACGAAAATAA
- a CDS encoding UDP-N-acetylmuramoyl-tripeptide--D-alanyl-D-alanine ligase codes for MTNIDTLYQIFLKNPTISTDTRKIQSNSIFFALKGANFNGNAFAKEALGKGALYAVIDEAEYKESEQYVLVDDVLKALQSLARKYRDSFQIPFIAVGGSNGKTTTKELIYKVLSKKYKTFATQGNLNNHIGVPLTLLSIPKDTEMAVIELGANHVGETADLCEIANPNYGLITNIGLDHLEGFGSLEGVAQANSELYYHLLKNNGKIFLNTNEEHLVRMANRFPKEQVFTYPNAPDYFSATLLPYDFYLKYENESKEVTETQLIGKYNFANIATALCIGKYFDVPAHVANEAITEYTPSNNRSQLLRKGSNTIILDAYNANPSSMKEAVENLDTTPSEKKIAILGQMNEMGAFSKQEHENLGKLLASKNIETIVLYGEEMQYALNFLPKAYYFTDKFSLHNWLQDTTLTNSLILIKGSRGAKMETVLDFL; via the coding sequence ATGACAAACATAGATACTTTATATCAAATATTTTTAAAAAACCCTACTATCAGTACAGATACACGTAAAATACAATCCAATAGCATTTTTTTTGCTTTGAAAGGAGCTAATTTTAATGGGAATGCTTTTGCCAAAGAAGCCCTTGGAAAAGGTGCTTTGTATGCTGTGATTGATGAAGCAGAATATAAAGAAAGTGAACAATATGTATTGGTAGATGATGTACTCAAAGCTCTTCAATCTTTAGCACGCAAGTATAGAGATAGTTTTCAAATTCCTTTTATTGCTGTGGGTGGGTCTAATGGAAAAACAACCACTAAAGAACTTATTTACAAGGTTTTATCCAAAAAATATAAAACATTTGCCACACAAGGCAATCTCAATAATCATATTGGTGTACCACTTACTTTGCTTTCTATACCCAAAGATACAGAAATGGCTGTGATTGAACTGGGTGCAAACCATGTTGGTGAAACAGCTGATTTGTGTGAAATTGCAAATCCAAATTATGGCCTTATTACCAATATTGGCTTAGATCATTTGGAAGGTTTTGGAAGCTTAGAAGGAGTAGCACAAGCAAATAGCGAACTATATTATCATTTACTCAAAAACAATGGAAAGATATTTTTAAACACAAACGAAGAACATTTGGTACGGATGGCTAATCGTTTTCCCAAAGAGCAAGTTTTTACCTATCCCAATGCTCCTGATTATTTTTCTGCAACTCTTTTACCATACGATTTTTATTTAAAATATGAAAATGAATCTAAAGAAGTAACTGAAACACAATTGATTGGAAAATATAATTTTGCAAACATTGCTACTGCTCTTTGTATTGGTAAATATTTTGATGTTCCTGCTCATGTAGCCAATGAAGCCATTACTGAATACACACCTAGTAATAACAGGTCTCAATTACTCAGAAAAGGTTCTAACACTATTATTTTAGATGCTTACAATGCCAATCCCAGCTCTATGAAAGAAGCTGTTGAAAATTTGGATACTACTCCATCAGAAAAAAAAATAGCTATTTTAGGACAAATGAATGAAATGGGAGCTTTCAGTAAGCAAGAACACGAAAATTTAGGAAAATTGCTTGCTTCTAAAAATATAGAAACCATTGTTTTGTATGGTGAAGAAATGCAATATGCTTTAAATTTTTTGCCCAAAGCCTATTATTTTACTGATAAGTTTTCGTTACACAATTGGTTACAAGACACCACACTTACCAATAGTCTCATTTTAATAAAAGGTTCAAGGGGTGCAAAAATGGAAACAGTATTAGATTTTTTATAA